One Centropristis striata isolate RG_2023a ecotype Rhode Island chromosome 22, C.striata_1.0, whole genome shotgun sequence genomic window carries:
- the fgf23 gene encoding fibroblast growth factor 23, with the protein MDVNRRLGMRDALLALLLAVLQGFPLGETVPNPSPLVGSNWGNPRRYVHLQTSTDLNNFYLEIRLDGTVRKTTARSSYSVILLRAETRERIAILGVKSSRYLCMDLEGNPYSSPTCLRDDCLFNHRLLENNRDVYYSSRTGILFNLEGSRQVFTAGQNLPQTSLFLPKKNTVPLERLLLHREKRNQVVDPSDPHNVYFGQTEEGSDSRAVPEDDADLEPEPEVEPEVEVEVEAGDDARNLSRETPLAPSTHDPWNVHSSNPASPRSAGTMG; encoded by the exons ATGGACGTCAACAGGAGACTGGGGATGAGGGACGCGCTGCTGGCGCTGCTGCTCGCCGTGCTGCAGGGATTTCCTCTCGGGGAAACGGTCCCGAACCCGTCCCCGCTGGTCGGATCCAACTGGGGGAACCCGAGGAGATATGTTCACCTGCAGACATCCACAGACCTGAACAACTTCTACCTGGAGATCAGATTAGATGGCACAGTGCGCAAAACCACAGCCAGGAGTTCATATA GTGTGATTTTACTGAGAGCTGAAACAAGAGAGCGCATTGCCATCCTCGGCGTCAAAAGTAGCCGTTACCTGTGTATGGACCTGGAGGGCAACCCATACAGCTCG cCCACCTGCCTCAGAGACGACTGCCTGTTCAACCACAGACTTCTGGAGAACAACCGGGACGTGTACTACTCGAGCCGGACCGGCATCCTGTTCAACCTGGAGGGCTCCCGGCAGGTGTTCACGGCGGGCCAGAACCTCCCGCAGACCTCCCTCTTCCTGCCCAAGAAGAACACGGTGCCGCTGGAGCGCCTCCTGCTGCACCGGGAGAAGCGGAACCAGGTGGTGGACCCCTCGGACCCGCACAACGTCTACTTCGGCCAGACCGAGGAGGGCTCGGACTCCCGGGCGGTTCCGGAGGACGACGCAGACCTGGAGCCGGAGCCGGAGGTGGAGccggaggtggaggtggaggtggaggccgGGGACGATGCGCGGAACCTGTCCCGGGAGACGCCGCTGGCTCCGTCCACCCACGACCCCTGGAACGTGCACTCGTCCAACCCGGCCAGCCCCCGGAGCGCCGGGACCATGGGCTGA
- the LOC131960767 gene encoding fibroblast growth factor 6-like, which translates to MATALRCVPSMSRTSGTRTLWTLPALLLLWTSLWGVAAAYPLPSRTNATFLEKKWETLFSRSYLGINGGRAELNWESDYLQGIKRVRRLYCNVGIGFHLQVLPDGRISGAHSENQYSLIEISTVDRGVISMFGVSSQLFVAMNSRGRLYGTRVFVDECKFKETLLPNNYNAYESFVYRGFYVALSKHGRVKRGNKATPAMTVTHFLPRL; encoded by the exons ATGGCCACTGCGCTAAGGTGCGTCCCCAGTATGTCCAGGACCAGCGGGACCAGGACGCTCTGGACGCTGCCGgcacttcttcttctgtggacTTCTCTCTGGGGGGTCGCTGCGGCTTATCCGCTTCCCAGCAGGACTAATGCGACTTTTTTGGAGAAGAAGTGGGAGACGCTGTTCTCGCGCTCCTACCTGGGGATAAACGGGGGCAGAGCGGAGCTGAACTGGGAGAGCGACTATCTGCAGGGCATCAAGAGAGTGCGGCGGCTCTACTGCAACGTGGGCATTGGGTTTCACCTGCAGGTGCTCCCGGACGGCAGGATCAGCGGAGCGCACAGTGAGAACCAATACA gtcTGATAGAGATCTCCACCGTGGACCGAGGAGTCATCAGCATGTTCGGGGTGAGCAGCCAGCTGTTTGTCGCAATGAACAGCAGGGGAAGGTTATACGGAAcg agAGTCTTTGTGGACGAGTGCAAGTTCAAGGAGACGTTGCTGCCCAACAACTACAACGCCTACGAGTCTTTTGTTTACCGGGGCTTCTACGTGGCCCTCAGCAAGCACGGCCGCGTGAAGCGAGGCAACAAGGCCACGCCCGCCATGACCGTCACACACTTCCTCCCGCGGCTATGA